The DNA region GACGTTGGCGTACCGGTGGTTGAACGGGATGCTCAGCGCCTCGTAGCTCGCCCCGCCCCGCCGGTAGAGGGTCGCGGCCGGCGACAGCCGCCGCTGCAGCGCATCCCACTGCGCCTCCGGTAGATCGTGCAGTGCCGGGTCCAACGGGGCCGGTACGGCCCCGGCGGGCCGCCCGAGCAGCCCGACCGTCGGGACCAGTCCGGCCACCGCACCGGCCCGTAACGCAGTCCGTCTGCTCACCATCGTCTGTGCTCCCCCGCTGGCATCATCCGGCTCGGGCGGCTCCTGCCGCCCCGGCCACCGCACCGACCCTGCCACCGGTCAGCTGTCCCGCCCGCCCCGCAGACAACAGGTCACCCGTCCGGGGGTAACTGTGACCGGTCGTCGCGGCGGGTGGAGGGTGGTGCACCCTAGCTGGCGCGGTAGGGTGCACCACCTTCCACCCGCCGCGACGGCGGGACCCGGTCCGACCAGCTAGTCGTCCTCGCGCAGCACGAGTACGCCGTACCGGTCCAGGCGCAGCGGCGCGCCGGCGGTGACCTGCTCCCCGGTCAACAGGTCGACCCCGTCGGCGCAGGCCGACAGCTCGACCGGTTCCTCGCCGTGGTTGAGCAGGAACCGGATCCGGGTGCCGTCCGGGGTGACCCGCACCGTGGACTCCAGCTCCGGCACCTCGGCGTACGGGCCGAGCAGCCCGTGCCGGTCGAGGATCCGGCGGACCACCCAGGACACCCCGGCCTGGTCGAGCCCGGTGGCCACGTACCAGCCTTCGCCGGCACCGAAGCGGTTGCGGGTGACCGCCGGGGTGCCGGCGTAGAAATCGGCCTGATAGGTGCCGACCACCTCGGCCCCCTGCGGGAGGACCAGTTCGAACAGCAGGGTCGCGTCGGCGACGATCGGCTCCGCGCCGTCCACCGTCAACGCCACCGGGTTGACCACGTCGGCGTCGCGGGCGTCCCACTCGTCGATCCGGATTCCCATCAGCGGTGCCAGCGGCCCCGGCACGTCGGCCAGGAACGCCTGGTCGTTCTCGTCGACCCGCCCGGACAGGTAGGTTCCCAGCACGGTGCCACCCTGCTGGGCCACCTCCGCCAGGCGGGCCGCGAGATCGTCTCTGACCATGTGCAGGGCCGGCGCGAGCACCACGTCGTAGCCGGTCAGGTCGGCGGTGACCGGGACGACATCGACGTCGATCCCGGCGTCCCACAGCGCCCGGTGGTACGCGAGCATCACCTGCTGGTAGCGGACCAGCCGGGACGGGCCGTCAGAGATCTCCAGCGCCCACCAGCTGTCCCAGTCGAACAGGATCGCCACCTGGGCGGGAGTGCGCGCGCCGAGGGTCGCCCCGCCGAGCCGGTCCAGCTCGGCACCGAGCGCGGCCACCTCGGTGAAGACCCGGGTGTCGGCGCGGCCGGCGTGGCCGATCACCGCCCCGTGGTACTTCTCGCTGGCGCCCCGGCCGGCCCGCATCTGGAAGTAGAGAACCGCGTCGGCGCCGTGCGCCACCGCCTGCCAGCTCCACAGACGCAGGATCCCGGGACGTTTGAGCGGGTTGACGTCGCGGCAGGCGGTGACGCTCGGTGTCTGCT from Solwaraspora sp. WMMD791 includes:
- a CDS encoding beta-galactosidase, whose product is MTLPDVAKIPYGGDYNPEQWPEDVWKDDYRLFDAARIDTVTIGVFTWGLHQPGPGVYDFSRFDRIVERAVAEGRQICLATGTAAHPAWMARAHPDVTRVDFSGRRHRFGQRHNSCPCSPTYRRLSTELARRVAQRYARTPGLVAWHVNNEYGGACYCELCAANFRLWLRERYGSLDALNAAWYTTFWSHTFTEWGQIEPPSALTEHWRGPDHTAFQGITLDYLRFMSDAMLANFVDEKAAIREASPDVPVTTNFMGMYRPIDYHRWAEHLDFVSWDNYPPDDRSAARMALTHDLMRGLKGGQPFWLMEQTPSVTACRDVNPLKRPGILRLWSWQAVAHGADAVLYFQMRAGRGASEKYHGAVIGHAGRADTRVFTEVAALGAELDRLGGATLGARTPAQVAILFDWDSWWALEISDGPSRLVRYQQVMLAYHRALWDAGIDVDVVPVTADLTGYDVVLAPALHMVRDDLAARLAEVAQQGGTVLGTYLSGRVDENDQAFLADVPGPLAPLMGIRIDEWDARDADVVNPVALTVDGAEPIVADATLLFELVLPQGAEVVGTYQADFYAGTPAVTRNRFGAGEGWYVATGLDQAGVSWVVRRILDRHGLLGPYAEVPELESTVRVTPDGTRIRFLLNHGEEPVELSACADGVDLLTGEQVTAGAPLRLDRYGVLVLREDD